GCAAGTCCATGCATCCACTGGCAGCCTTGACTTTGGACATGACACTCAACTGCTCGATCGCAGCAGCAAGCTTATCAAGAAGAACATCTCTGTTGAATATTATACCCACCCCATCAACTTGCTTTGCTGCAACCTTCCGAACTCTCAAGTCGTAAGCTCCAATAAACTATTAATATAGTTAAAGATTTGTTAAACTCGTAGCCCCATACATATAACTTCAATTTTTATaccaataaaaagaaaaaaggaaaatacttTGCTTCGTTCGAAATTGCTTTTAAAAATATCACAAGTTTTTTGTGATATTATCACCGTTTATAAGTGTTTTTTATTGAACAAATTAAAATGCTTTTAGGTTTAAAATCTTTTAAGTCGACCGAgactaaaaaattattatttttttgtttatattaataaaattcttTTGTACCACACAAATTTTCAAAGTAAAATAGTTGAAGTTGTAACTCGTGAGCTTGtaaaaagaatataaaataagataaaattagggaattattattagtaatttaaaaattttattctaaatttcaaactttttatattaGAAAAGAAATATACACTTCTAAAAagtgtaaaataaaatttttaaaatgccAATAACACTTTCTTAGAATTAAAGCAAGAGCTGGTATTGAGGACACCGCGGCGGCTGGGGAGGTTGCGCCGGTGGAACCACGCAGTCGGAAGGAAAACTGAGAGCGGGAGCGTGGTAGGTCAGTCGTCAGTACcctacaaaattaaaattaaagagcCGTAGGGGCCCCTTAGGGCCATAGCATAGGTGTCAATGACCCTTTCCTTCTTCTAATCTTATATACTGTACTCATATCCATTTACCAAAATACCCTCCTTTTGAAGGTGGAAGGTTTTACAGATGATTAACCTTTAGCCTTtaattttcttcatttctttcgACTTAacagtcaaaaattaaaaaataaatataaaaaaataaatataaataaaaatagcatGACTTTAATTTATAGTTACAAAAAGAATATATTCATTAACACTTAAGTTCGTACCCTCGCGATGCTTTGAAATTGAAATGGAGACGTTGACCCTCTGTTGAGTAATATTTTTCTAGCAAAAAAGGATCACATTGAGAGGCAGAATACAAGCAGCTTAATCTGGCCATTTTTCTTCAAACAAACAGTTCAAATATCCAAAACTTTTTACCTTAACTAAACAAGTGGTAAATCTGTGGATTTGCTTGATATTTTGTAAGTTGTGAATCTGATTAATCGTGATTACGAATAAGGTGTAATTCTCAACTAGTATCTTTTGgacttgaaagaaaaaaataaccgtgattcatcattaatttttccttttttatataaagaaaaagcAAATGATAAATCAAATCGTCACAAATTTAatcactatttttttatttgaattctcCAGATTATCCAATTAATCCTTAGCCCATAACAAGTTCCTCGTTAGAAGCCTCGGTATTCAAACATGCAGTTGCTAGTTTCATAAAAATGAGTGAGGATTCtcaccggatcctctttgtaaggattCCAGGAATCTtcaaatcacatccgttcattgtatattATGCGGCCAGTTATTgttaggtactgtttatattcaattttaaataaaaaaatttacaataattttttatcacATGATATATGATGAATGCATGTTGTTGAAAAATCTCCGGatcttcacaaagaggatccggcgaaGATCCTCCTGCCATAaaaatagaaaggaaaaaacaCTATTATTTTACTCTATTGTCTAGAATTGCAAGTAAGGAAATGGATAAGAGAAACCAGAAGGGGGGCAATTCGGTAATTCCACCTACCTGTCTACTCTCTCAGTCTCCCTGCAGGAAAGAAGGAACCAGATCCCTTCCAGATTCAAATGAATCGAGCACAATGATCAAATAATCCGCgtaattgaaatttgatatcacggttacaattattataatttttagaaaatttctATTTGTAATCGTTGGATCGAAATTTAAAGATCCAGATCATTTGATGAGAGTCTGGCTCCGGACGGGATCCGGTCACAGAAAAGAAAGCCTCCTGTCTGTTTTCACCAGAGCTCCTTATAACCCCACCACCAAGCTCTTACCCCAGTAGAAGAATCTCtgctcctctcctctcctctcctctcctttctctctctccctctctgccCCCTCTCTGCCCTCTCTCTGCCCtctgtctccctctctctctctcaaagttTTAAAACTTCTGGCTTTCACAAGTTCCCAGCCATAGAAAAAGCAAAACCTTGCAGTTGCAGAACACTTTCTTCCTCTGCAAGAAAAAACCTCATGATTTCACCATTTTTCTCACTCATCCCAAGCTCTTAGTAACTTTCACAGCTTCTCGTGAGTGATGGGCGtgatctcctctttctctcataCTTTCCACATTACAGTGATTCTGACATTAAACCCACCACTTTTAAGCCTCTGATAATCCGATTAATTACCCACACAGCATTTAAATTTTGTGAACTGATTACGTTTAACATATATGACGAGTGGGAAACTCTACGGTTCTTCTGCGGACATGAAAGTAATTTTCCAAAACGAAAAGCGACCTCGCTCTTCTGACGTTCTCGAGTCTCTCTGGATTCCCactccttcctcttcttttcaTGGTAATTTTTTTATCTGCTTTGCATTTTTACTTTTGCTATTTTATTTGTTGGGATTGTTGcctttctgaatttttttttctttttctgaaaaTTTAGACTAATGGGTTTTTCTTGGTTGACTTGATGGATTAATGTTAAAGCTTGAAACTTTCACACTTCCAATTTGAACTAATGTAAGAGTTGGTAAAGGATCGATTGTTTCTCCATTTTTCTGCTAATTGTTGCCAGTTCTTGCTGAATTAACGCGTTAAGATTGAAAGTTTGAAGCCTTTTGGATCTATAGATCGAAAGCTTGAAGCTTTTTGCATGTTCGGATGAAAAGCTTGAAGCTTTTTTCATGTTTAGATGGAAAGTTCGAAGCTTTTTGCAAGTGAAGATTGAAAGATCAAAGCTTTTTGCTGACATATGTTGAATATCTCTAGTTGCTAATTTCAGTCCGTAAACAAAATTAGAGGACTTTTATAATTTGGTTGCTCCATTTTTTGTGCAGGTTCAAATTCAATGGTTAATTTTGAAAATGTAAGTGAAGGGGACTCCTTGGATAGGCCTTTCTTCCAACCCAAACAAGAAAACGAGGATGAGGATTATTACGGTGGCTACCTTCATCAACCCGGAAAGAAAAGGCGGCTCACGGCGAATCAAGTTCAGTTTCTGGAGAAGAAATTCGAGTTAGAAAACAAGCTTGAACCTGAGAGGAAGGTGCAACTTGCTAACGAACTTGGCTTGCAGCCTCGCCAGGTAGCAATTTGGTTTCAAAACCGCCGGGCGCGGTATAAAAACAAGCGGTTGGAAAAGGATTATGATTCATTGAAAGCCAGCTATGATAAGCTCAAGGTTGATGTTGATAATCTCCTCAAGGAGAATGGAAGTTTGAAGAATGAGGTATTAATAAATTCCTAAATTCGATAGGCAGTGCCTTTTAGTGGCTCAAATTCGCATGATGAACTCAATCCTTGATCGCACATTCAGCCGTTAAATTCAGCCATGTGTGTCATACTTTGAGTAAACAGTAATGGTTTAGTTTTCTTGTGTGTAAGCAGGTTGATTCCCTCAAGGACGTTTTGCTTtcgagagagaaaggaaagccTGACGGCGGAAATTCGGATTCACACAATGCAATCGATTCATCGGATTTGGTGCCCCGGAGTGCAATTCCGAATGAAGATTCTGAAACTGTGACCAAGGGGGCAATGGTGGTGTGCAAGCAAGAGGATGCAAGTTCTGCGAAAAGCGATGTTTTCGACTCGGATAGCCCGCATTGCACTGAAAACCATTCACCGTTGTTAGAGCCGGCGGATTCCTCTCATGTGTTTGAACCAGCTGATCAGTCCGATTTCTCGcaggatgaagatgatgatctCGGAAAGACCCTCTTGCCCCCACCACAGCCGTACTTGTTAAAGCTTGAAGATTGCTGCTATGATAATTTACCCCCTCCAAATTCTAGTAATTTCGGGTACATCCCTTTGGAAGATCAGCAGCCCTTTTGTTTCTGGCCTTATTGAGGGAGAGACGGTCATGTTTCAGAGCGTAGACTGCTGCAGTGCTGCTCCATTGTGCTATCTAATTAGTTCTCAGTTGTAATTATGGTTAAAAGGGGAAATGAATCAAATAATTAGCCACTAATTATGTTTATGTTTCCGGTTTATGATATGATATTCATGTCTCCGGTCGGAAAACAATATCGACACAAACCTTTTGAATGAATTCTTCTGCACTAAGAATGGCAGGCAGGCCAAATTAAAACAGAGTCAAAAAACCAATCTTGGCAGATGTTCACAGAGAATTATCTAAGCAGATTGTTTTAAATTTCTGGGAAAGATtacattaaaatttgaattattaCCGAGTTTTAAATTACTAACTAATTATATAATTACACTTGTTATACCAAATTGTTTTTTCAACACACTAAAAACTCATTTGATGCGCAACAAATCACACGCACTCCAAAGAAGATTAAATTATTATCAATGTTTAatatttttgagtgttttttttttcaaagtaaatTAATGTGTTGAATGCTACATGTTTGTGAAGTAAGATCATCTCCAATAAAAATGTCAAGAGAATCAGAGGGctaaaaatagcccgaaaatcgTTACAAAATGAGGGCTAAATCAAATGGCTCGTGGGCTCCATTGGACAAAAAAGGCCAAAGGGCCAATTGGCTAGCCCAacccagccagccagccctggGCCAGGCCAGAAATTTGccgttatatttgaatttttttttataaatattttaaaattctcattttttcttataaatttaagttgtagtttttaaatttaatttgtagtttttaaatttaatttgtagtttttaaatttaagttggtgtagtttttaaatttaaataataaattatgtttggttcTATGACCTTTTGGCCTTCAGTTGTAGATAGTTTTTTGTTACATGACTATATTTGGCCCTCGATTGAAGATAATAAGAAATGTGGTTATGCACTGtttattaacatattaattttttgaaggACAAGATAGTTAAAACGAGTAATCTATCCCTCATTTGATTGAAGATGGCCTAACGGCCAGGACAAGTATATAATTTAATAACAGCGTGAGAGAGAGGAACACATGAAAAATATGGTTTGGTTCTTATTTTGAAAAAGTCAAATTTTCTGGTTTGATTCTTCTTCCGTGACAATTACTTGTGTGTGATTGGCAATGGCAATGACTTTCTGGACAACCCCGATCCCGATAGCTTATTGGGGACGTTGACACCTTCTTTAggttatttaaaatttaaatatctcACCGTGCAACGAAATCGATGTTaatttattattcattaatgtacgagttaattttaattttataaccaatattgttcatttaaaaatatgaaaatattatataaaatatatatatatatatttcaacatTTGTACATACAATTTTCttagaaaattgttattaacattccaaaaatctcattttgtatattaaattttatataattaaaaagaaaaatatacttgtaaagagttaaataaaatttttaaagtACAAATAACagttttattttctaatattttaaccttattatatacatatttgtCCTCAAGATTGCGTCCGTTGCAGAAAAATCTTGCTGATGCAAGCGTGGGATTTTGCACAAGAAATCGAGTCCTTGAAATTGTAAAACAAACCCCTAATGAGGGAATATAATATTTACGGATATGGTCCtctgatttatttaatttaattttatagaaTATAGATTGCATCATGCATGGTCCATGAGAAATATAAAAATGGAAAAATTTAATGAGATTGAGAGATATGAGTTCTACTGGTTTGTTACACTTCACGTGAAAAATATAGAACCTTTGCTTAGATGTGAAAATTTTTAACTTGCTGGATGGAAGAGAAAGAAACAGTAATTTTGATTTGACCCCAATTAAGTTATGGGATTCTCTTTGGATCATTTTCTTCGGAATCCTCTAATCCTGAGAGTtcaacatattatgaacgattaaAGTTCAAGTTTGTGGTGAAGGAGAAGAGGATTGTTAGTGCTGGTGCAATAGGtgcaaagcttcaatatgagcGGGTATTCAACACACAATAAACCTTGACCGTTAATTGTGTGTTGAACGTTCAAGATTAGAGGATCTCGAGGAAATCGATATGGAGATGATTCCAATCTCTTAATTTTTTACTGAAATTGTAGTGCATGGATTTCAACCATGTTTTTATATCATTTGTTTTCTTCGTGATGCTTAGTCGTTAACCGCACTTTCGCAAAATTTGCTCTTAAGCCCCGGCTAGCTGCTTAATCAACTTGAAAATGATGAAAGGGCATATAAATTACAAGGAGTGAGATAAAAGATGCTGCCGTCCATGTTGGACTAATGTGTAAACTCCAATGCAAGGGGGGTTATTTTCTAAATGGCTTAATCTAATCATCAAAAAACTTTTTAATCATGTTTGTAGAGTTCTGTTGTAGTTAAGTTCTGAcgtgaaaatatttaaaaactctGTCAATTCTTAAGGCGGATAGGATAAGAAGGTGGAAACTTCATCTCCCAAACATGCTCTACTCGAttgggaaacaaaaaaaaaattcaatagaGGGTTAGGAAGAGTTTTTGTCACGACAAACATTCCCAATCACAcacaagagaaaaagaaagcgTTAATTCACTCAAGCAAACTATTAACTTGTACATTTGGGGCAAATCAGTTCACTCTCTAAACTCATGATAAACTCCGATTGTAAGGTTGGGTCAAACGGCAGAAGCACATGAAAACTCTGATTTGTTAGACCAATCGGACAATACAAAACGACCTGCTGTCGTACATAAGTTTTTCTCCTAAttagttaaaactcaaacaCACATGAATGGGTTCCGTGTGAGATGTGAGAGCTCCAACAGGGACCACACTACAAGTTCTAATGGCTCAAGAAAACTCCCCAGCAAGTAGGTCATTCGTTGGCAAACTATGCCACGTGGACCCAAGCCATTTGCCCATGGCCACTtcaatatttccaacttttagaTATTTTTTATCCAATGAGATACTctttggatcctctttgtgagaattctGAAAATTTTTACATCGTGTCTGTTTATTGTATATTATACgatcataaatttttttaaatatttttatttaaaattaaatataaataatatttaataaaaattgatcgtataatatatgatgaacgaacacgatgTAATAATTCTTAGAATCCTCTAAAGAAGATCAGGGAGGATCtcattattttttatcaaacCAGACCACCAGAGTACCGACGATCTCATAATGCCCTCTTCTGAAGCGGACAATCACATTGTCCGGAGGTGTCATAAGGGGCTAGAACAATCCATGTACGTGGCACCTTTCTATTGGGACAGCACAACACCAGATAGCATTTTAAATGGACAGGGCCTACATTGGAGGCCATGGATGCAGATATGCATGCTACGTGGCAACCACTCCATGGTGGTTGCGAAGGCGATGATGGGTCCCTTTCAGTATTCAGCGTTTCAGGGGAGGCAGGATAAGATGTAAATGGGCGGGCGATACGTTGAAATTGGGCCCTCAGATTGTGATATGGGCTTTTGTTTGTATTCACAGGTCTGCCTTTGTTTGACCGTCCACACTCCTCTCCGGGTGATGTCACACGTGTACGGTCGTTTTCGTGGGTCCTACTACCCACATGGCCGCCCATACCTTGTCAGCTGATGCAAGCATGGAAGTGGGCCAGTTACTTCGACAAGCTAACTGGGGTTCGCTCTAAGCATAGCAGCAGGAAACTGGTTAGGCAAGCTGACCATCTTCTCGGTCTAATAGAACAGTGTTTCGGGAAATATCGATTTTAAGTTTCTATCTATATTATACTATTAGATCGAAACGTCACGTAAATATTAATCCGGTTCATAAAATGGCTCTTTTAAGCATAAAGGTTATTGttggtggaaaaaaaaaattgtatatcCGTTTCAtcatttcttcctctctctcttgcCGAGTGATTCTAGCTATGACTGAGATAGAGCTGGTCATGCCAAGTCCTCAAAATGAAGACCTTAAGTGACCATCACTGCTTTCTCACCACATAAGTTCATGTGgtaagagaaaaagaaaaaaaatggtatgaaacatggaatatgagagttTTTCTCATTTAGTAAAAGCTTTCGTGTCACGTTACACGTTTGTCCAAGACATACAAAAGCTATTCATGTATTAGGGTCCACCCAAAGTAGTTCAATGTGGAACACGAAAGTGGGTGTCCCTCTTTAGGTATATTAGCATACGGATGATGTGTCACGGAAGCCCTTACCGAAGAATGTCTCATATGCAACGCACTGTGAAGTGTAGTCCAACGCTTTGCTTTTCAACCTAACTTTGGGTCACTTAAGATGCCTACAACATTAAAACAAAAGCAATCCAATACTAAAGCCCAATAGGAATACTTGACAGCCATTCCCTGCAATCTAGCACATGACAGGATATACCCTAACGAAACCAGAATGCTCAACTCCCAACTCCTTGAGAGATTTTCGGGTGTcaccagttatatacaagtatGCGTCTATCTCTTTTGCTATGATGAGAGAGAGGCAAGCAGAGAGGATAAAGTTAGATCGATGATTATGTAAAACTTAATGAACTGAGTGTTTCACTTTAATTCCATACCCCATCAAATGACAAGAAACTTAATCCGAAGGCAAGCATATCATAGATCATAGCAACTCAGTTCCGATACACGTGCATTAATTGCCTCGAACCACAACTGAACAAATCATAGTGAATAATGtcattcataccatgtttttataccacatttctatATCATCTTatgtggcatctgatgtggatagtaacatcatttgaaaaatttgcaaaacccaagaaaatgaaggaaaaagacTCATTGTTTACtgcaatcatcatttaattaactagtttttcttaattattagtttattaaataatgaactaaatttaaaaatctgattaattcaaatgatgtagtTGCCCACATTAAATGCCACCTAAGATGGTATGAAcatgtggtataaaaacatggtatgaagcATTTAAGAGTCGTCATTGCTTCATTTCCCAGCAGCACATCGCAAAGCATTCATAGACCTACAGCATAATATCACCCTTCCTGCAGTACGAAAATCCCCAGCCTTTGATACCATGTATTCTCTGctttttatgaatttatgaCCAACCCCAGGGCTGTTACCTGGTGTTGTTGTAGATCTAAAATCATCTTTATATGCTGCATGAGTACCTGAAATATCACCAAAATTATGAGCAGTACTGTGAGGTGTATCCTGGGACTAGCACTGTGGTGATGGGAAGCGAGTTGGCTGACTTGCTCTCCCAATTCTCTTATGGGGTTGGCTTCGATTGTTTTGATCTACTCTTTGTTCTTTGGCAAAAGCGACCTACCTTCAATGCATGCAATTAGGGCAAGAAGAATAGCACATATAGCCTAAATATGCTATTCTTCTTGCCTTGAAGCTAAATGTGCTATTCTTCTTGCCCTAATTGCATGCTCAGTTGTAAAAGTAAATGTTCTTAGTCACTTGAgctatgaaaaaaatattaatatactGATGGTTTTTTCTAAATACTTCGGAATTACAAGGCTGAGGGAAAGTACTCAAATTGCCGGAGAGAACTGGAAGGAATGGAAGATGCAGAAGCAAACACTTGGTGGGTATTTATAATCCTGGCAAAGTATGCCCTGTTAAGATCCTAACCTCCactttaattgaaaaaaaaaagtaaagaaaaaaaatcaatttgcaTGGTTCCTCCCATAATTAGGAGATTAGTGCATGTTTTGGCATTTCTCAAAGATCTTTCTCATCTCCATAATTTGCTAGTCCACTATTGCTACTTCTCTCTTTTCTAAGCTTACACATCTCTTAACGATATAAAACAATATTACCATAATTTGATTTGCTTAAAGAGGTGGAAAACTGGGACGAACTTCTCTGGTATATGGTTGATTGAATGTTCGGTGCTGTTTAGTATGAGTGTaacaatattttattaaatcTGAAATataagtataaatttataacgCATTTAACGCATTAATTAACTGGATAGTGTCTGCTATTCAAGTTTCCTAGTGACATGAAAGTGTTTACCAACACCAAACTTTAACGCTTAAGATATATTTTTCAGATGTGTACTTTTCATTTTATAAATCCTAGAGTCGTCCTTGCTTGATCTTTCATTGTTCTCAAGTGATGCTTTATTGTTTGAACATTGCAGGGCAGTTTACCTAATTATCAATGAAATTTAGGAAAGTTTATAGGGTACTTAAAGCGCTAGGGTGATTAGTTTAGGATGAATAAAGCAAGCTAAGTTGGCCTCCTCCACCACCGAAAGGCACGAAGCCTTAGAGATTCTTGTGCCAAGGTGATTAGGGTGAATAAAACAAGCTAAGTTGGCCTCCCCCCTCCACCACCGAAATGCACCAAGCATTAGAGATTCTCGTCTACTATCCTACTTGttatatgtataatataatatgtatatataccgGTCCTGTAAGGGAAgagtcattttttttcttcaaaaaatagggattagttgTGGAATTCATTATACATCGAACTTCTACGATTTGAACtctctattttgtaagtctcaattcatagatcatctttgcaaaaattcaattcaatcttaAACCATTTGCGTGTATTTAATTATCACATgaagttttattatttcttatagaacaaagtttttgtcaatttctttgaactcaattagatatattttcgatttggctaatattttacaAAGATGATCTAAGAAGTGGAACtaaaaaaatagacggttcggatcattAAAGTTTAATATGGTGTAGACCACACAACTAAtcctaattttttaaatatgggATCCCTTCTCTTTTAAGTCCTCTATATATGTGGATGGTTATAACTACTTGTACAAGCGTAATTACAACACTTTGGTCCACAAAATTCAACTGAAGCACATATGTCCTTACTCTAATCAGGTTtggatttatttgtttatggtAATGTACAAAACTTTCTAGAGGGTTTAATGTTTAAATACAGCCTGTTGATTTCTATCACTTGATCTTTTTAATTCCAAATCACTGTAATCTGTTGTTGCGTTGGtgtatttaagaaataatttGCGACTGACTGCCACTAACTCACAAAAGCTATTTGTGGATAGTAAATGGGTGGTTGCAATCAATAAGACCAGAAATTTAACCCAACTTGATAAGAACTTTTGCTTTTGAGAGGTAATTATCAACTTTTATATGCAACCATTTGAGTCCGACAAATGAATATTATATAAATATTAGTTTGAGTTCCAAAAGTTTGCTCTAGCTTAATATGTGTGGCTAACAGGctccaagaaagaaagaaagaaaacagagCCTAACCTCACCAGTTACAATCAATTATCATTCTTGAGATGAATTTCAAGGAATTAGAGTTTGACTTAACCATAGAAAATTATATCATGTACATTTTGCTTAAGTTTTATTGATTACGACATTGCTTATGTAGTGAGAATTTTAACTTGAATGTGAGAGAATTTGTATATACACAACTTATTTCAACAGATACGTATTTTGTGTGATGATTTGTTGGGTATATATGTTAGAATGTGAGTTAGACAATAAGATTTAAACCCGGTTATAATGTTCAAATTGGTACGTAAAAGTTTACTAGAAAAGATGATGATCGTTACTTTGTTTAGGATTGAAACTCAATATGAATACTGCACCTTACACTCGAAATTGGACAAGAACATCAATTGCAGTTTCTTATGTTGATTCTAATATAAACACAACATGAAATGAACTAATATATGGTTCGTTTGAGTGCTTTTAAAATACCTGAAACCGTTTCtggtgaaattgattttgagttcGAAAGCATTTAAGTGCTTTTTGAAATAAGTACTAGATACTTGCTTCCTTCATGAAGCACTTAAAAGTACTTTTGCAGGATCTACTTGGATTTTTACTAATGattgatttcaaaaatattttcatcaaaagctttcagttattttgataccgtttggtacgtgagaCGGGACCGAACCCAGTTGGACGAGCCGTTTtgtcccacgtttggtgtgcCAATTTGACTGGAACGCGTTGTCCCGTGGAACAAATTTTAGCAATTTTTTGGTTCCACCTTACCCCTTTGGAACAACTTGTTCCAGCCCACGGGacacaaatttataatttattggacaacaatacccctcttctttttcattaattccACTGTCTAtccctccctctttctctcGTACCCTCCCTCTCTTCTACCCAAggttaaaatatcgatattattgaCGATATTTTGCcgataatatcattttttttagagaacgatattttcacacttatccatttaattatcgtcaatatatcgatattatcgcgataata
The nucleotide sequence above comes from Malus sylvestris chromosome 16, drMalSylv7.2, whole genome shotgun sequence. Encoded proteins:
- the LOC126608601 gene encoding homeobox-leucine zipper protein HAT5-like → MTSGKLYGSSADMKVIFQNEKRPRSSDVLESLWIPTPSSSFHGSNSMVNFENVSEGDSLDRPFFQPKQENEDEDYYGGYLHQPGKKRRLTANQVQFLEKKFELENKLEPERKVQLANELGLQPRQVAIWFQNRRARYKNKRLEKDYDSLKASYDKLKVDVDNLLKENGSLKNEVDSLKDVLLSREKGKPDGGNSDSHNAIDSSDLVPRSAIPNEDSETVTKGAMVVCKQEDASSAKSDVFDSDSPHCTENHSPLLEPADSSHVFEPADQSDFSQDEDDDLGKTLLPPPQPYLLKLEDCCYDNLPPPNSSNFGYIPLEDQQPFCFWPY